One window of the Capnocytophaga haemolytica genome contains the following:
- a CDS encoding triple tyrosine motif-containing protein, which produces MDFKGHLRYIFSGFIVVFLALWSGVLAAQSLLEGFTPPVGNILPSTYGAGMQNWGVAQDKQGVLYVANNQGLLGYDGRRWRLHLLPSKKTARAVFSDGKEARSRVYVGSFEEFGYFERNAQNSLVYHSLKSLLKDYKFENDEVWKIVRFGGKVYFQTFRSYFVYDGQRVRAVNPSPAPYTMFVVQHKLYMQTIYGGLYEIDEDGATRLVLSKERLAGNHVIAGFESEGRLLLPTMRGGVLLYDPKSDLLQPFKTDFDPLYPQTTLNRAVLTSDGKLILGTLGEGVLAIEAKSGKRLWRISRSNGLNNNTVLGLLEDAQHNLWAALDNGIAQIQCQSKLLFLGLPNTIELVSDMAQAGSDYYLGSNKGVYKLRGGSISAFANFNNQTWFVKRFDNQVFVGHNKGTSEIEGDRLVSLPNVGVGGMCLAKGVIHGQEVLIGSSYTFLTVYKKNAQGRWMADHIIDGFSDLIDRVEIDPAGNLWAEHLYKGIYRIALEKDLRHIKQQTPYNALGSNAPYGRVKLLRLRGKIVLADGYQFYTYDEDQQQVVPYQLLNRQLKDLVKTQRIVAVNDNLFWFITDSDYFLVHHSKGSYAAVDRIPFSGLAKPANEQRATVFVDERGQSFFCLDGSIAMYVPQQAVSKVPSGLQLRSLLSYDRDSDQYVHEALGGHLEIDYNRNYLVFQFQYPNFTPEGERLLYFLEGYDKRWGEASADFSLVYQSLPQGKYTLQAKVVDNLGKELSSFSLPFEITTPWYKSLWAYVLYGLLFLAGCVMLSALFFRYRMKKKERAFLREKLRKQRQLEQQEREITALQNQMLATELEHKSKALAEATMMNIKHDDFLQHLTVRLEQFFADHKVGKMQSRPLIQYVRENRSQEDQWQVFQENFDMIHTNFFHNLKEQYPELTATDLKLCVLLRLNYTSKEIAAMQGVSIRGVETARYRLRKKLKLAEEENLYDFFTNFNR; this is translated from the coding sequence ATGGATTTTAAGGGTCATTTGCGTTATATTTTCTCGGGATTTATCGTTGTTTTTCTCGCCTTGTGGAGTGGTGTACTTGCTGCCCAAAGCCTGCTTGAGGGCTTTACCCCGCCTGTGGGCAATATCTTGCCGAGCACTTATGGGGCGGGTATGCAGAATTGGGGCGTGGCTCAGGATAAGCAGGGGGTGCTGTACGTGGCAAATAACCAAGGACTGTTGGGCTACGATGGCAGGCGTTGGAGGTTGCACCTGTTGCCGAGCAAGAAGACAGCGCGGGCGGTGTTTTCCGATGGCAAGGAAGCGCGCTCGCGGGTATATGTGGGGTCGTTTGAAGAGTTTGGCTACTTTGAGCGCAACGCCCAGAACAGCTTGGTATACCACTCCTTAAAATCCCTGTTGAAAGACTATAAGTTTGAGAATGACGAGGTTTGGAAGATAGTGCGCTTCGGTGGTAAGGTCTATTTCCAGACATTCCGCTCGTACTTTGTGTACGATGGGCAGCGGGTGCGTGCGGTGAACCCTTCGCCTGCCCCTTATACGATGTTCGTAGTACAGCACAAGCTCTATATGCAGACCATCTACGGCGGACTCTATGAGATTGACGAGGATGGGGCTACCCGCTTGGTGCTCAGCAAGGAACGCTTGGCGGGCAACCACGTGATCGCTGGTTTTGAGAGCGAAGGCAGACTGCTGCTGCCCACGATGCGCGGCGGGGTGCTACTTTACGACCCTAAGAGCGACCTCTTGCAGCCTTTTAAAACCGACTTTGACCCGCTCTACCCCCAGACGACTCTCAATAGGGCGGTGCTCACCAGCGATGGGAAGCTCATCCTCGGCACCCTCGGCGAAGGCGTGCTTGCCATAGAGGCGAAGAGCGGCAAACGCCTATGGCGCATCAGCAGAAGCAACGGACTGAATAACAACACGGTGCTCGGCTTGCTCGAGGACGCCCAGCACAACCTTTGGGCAGCACTCGACAACGGCATTGCGCAGATACAATGCCAATCGAAATTGCTGTTTTTAGGGTTGCCCAACACCATTGAGTTAGTGAGTGATATGGCACAAGCGGGCTCGGATTACTACTTAGGCTCGAACAAGGGCGTTTACAAACTGCGTGGGGGTAGCATCAGTGCGTTTGCGAATTTCAACAACCAGACGTGGTTTGTGAAGCGGTTTGACAATCAGGTGTTTGTAGGGCATAACAAGGGCACTTCGGAGATAGAAGGCGATCGGTTGGTGTCGCTGCCCAATGTGGGGGTAGGCGGAATGTGTCTTGCCAAGGGCGTGATTCACGGGCAGGAGGTGCTCATAGGCTCGTCGTACACCTTTTTGACGGTCTACAAGAAGAATGCGCAAGGCAGGTGGATGGCAGACCACATCATCGACGGTTTTTCAGACCTTATCGACCGTGTGGAGATAGACCCAGCGGGCAACCTGTGGGCTGAGCACCTTTACAAGGGCATTTACCGCATTGCCTTGGAGAAAGACTTGCGGCACATCAAGCAGCAAACCCCTTACAATGCACTCGGCAGCAATGCCCCTTATGGGCGGGTGAAGTTGCTGCGCCTTCGCGGGAAGATAGTGCTGGCGGACGGCTATCAATTCTACACCTACGACGAAGACCAGCAGCAAGTGGTGCCTTACCAGCTGCTCAACCGCCAGCTCAAAGACCTTGTGAAGACGCAGCGCATCGTAGCCGTGAACGACAATCTGTTTTGGTTCATCACCGACTCCGATTACTTTTTGGTGCATCACAGCAAAGGCAGTTACGCAGCGGTAGACCGCATTCCGTTTTCGGGGCTTGCCAAGCCTGCCAACGAGCAGCGGGCAACGGTGTTTGTGGACGAGCGCGGGCAGTCGTTCTTCTGCTTAGATGGCAGCATCGCTATGTACGTGCCTCAGCAGGCGGTGAGCAAGGTGCCCAGCGGACTGCAATTGCGCTCGCTGCTGAGCTATGACAGGGATAGCGACCAATACGTGCACGAAGCCCTCGGTGGGCACTTGGAGATCGACTACAACCGCAATTACTTGGTATTCCAATTTCAATACCCCAACTTTACGCCCGAGGGCGAGCGGCTGCTCTATTTCTTAGAAGGCTATGACAAGCGTTGGGGCGAAGCCTCAGCGGATTTCAGCCTTGTGTATCAGAGTCTGCCACAGGGCAAATACACCTTACAAGCAAAGGTGGTGGACAACTTAGGCAAGGAGCTTTCAAGCTTTTCACTGCCTTTTGAGATCACCACACCGTGGTACAAGAGTCTTTGGGCGTATGTGCTCTATGGATTGCTGTTTCTGGCGGGCTGTGTGATGCTCAGTGCGCTATTTTTCCGCTACCGAATGAAGAAGAAAGAGCGTGCTTTCTTGCGCGAGAAGCTCCGCAAGCAACGCCAATTGGAACAGCAAGAGCGTGAGATCACCGCTCTGCAAAACCAGATGCTCGCCACGGAATTGGAGCACAAGAGCAAGGCACTGGCTGAGGCGACGATGATGAACATCAAGCACGACGATTTTTTGCAGCACCTCACCGTACGGTTAGAGCAGTTTTTCGCCGACCACAAAGTAGGCAAGATGCAAAGTCGCCCCCTCATACAGTACGTGCGTGAGAATCGGTCGCAGGAAGACCAATGGCAGGTGTTCCAGGAGAACTTTGATATGATTCATACAAACTTTTTCCACAACCTCAAGGAGCAATATCCAGAGCTGACTGCTACCGACCTGAAACTGTGTGTACTACTGCGATTGAACTACACCAGCAAGGAGATAGCAGCGATGCAGGGCGTATCGATACGCGGGGTGGAAACTGCCCGTTATCGTCTGCGAAAGAAACTGAAACTCGCAGAAGAGGAGAACCTCTACGATTTTTTTACGAACTTTAACCGATAG
- a CDS encoding LamG domain-containing protein yields the protein MKKIYILMINIGLLGFGSCFQKLDQDPEFNYPEQPPITYSPRKLALTFENKNKDMSNYHVITQQDGNITYPDGKVGKCYQGAEKSYILVKPSKATYLGDISLRDTIAHLESFTVAFWMKANESKTGGLFTISDTKDTWGNLDIFLSGNNVPNEGFFKIQMAHYTERTVNGEKQYSKSNIWYTPKIANTIGDWVHLAFRYDIQTRKFDILRNGEVVATKDNFGTPAFHNMGPIVIGTFGNGVTPPLAPSKKVETWMNAFPGELDQFYFYNKALSDEAIKALYNEK from the coding sequence ATGAAAAAGATATATATTCTAATGATAAACATAGGGCTGCTCGGTTTTGGGAGCTGCTTTCAAAAATTAGACCAAGACCCTGAGTTCAACTACCCAGAGCAACCCCCTATTACTTATAGCCCACGTAAGTTAGCTCTTACTTTTGAGAATAAGAATAAAGATATGAGTAATTACCACGTAATTACGCAGCAAGATGGCAATATTACTTATCCTGATGGCAAAGTGGGTAAATGCTATCAAGGAGCAGAGAAGTCATACATCCTTGTTAAACCGTCAAAAGCAACTTATCTTGGTGATATCTCCTTGCGTGATACAATTGCCCATCTCGAAAGCTTTACGGTAGCTTTTTGGATGAAAGCTAATGAGAGTAAAACTGGCGGGCTATTTACCATCTCTGACACTAAGGATACGTGGGGAAATTTGGACATTTTCCTCAGTGGGAACAATGTGCCTAATGAAGGTTTCTTTAAGATACAAATGGCACATTACACTGAGAGGACTGTCAATGGTGAAAAGCAGTATAGCAAGTCAAACATTTGGTATACTCCTAAAATAGCAAATACTATTGGCGATTGGGTACATCTGGCTTTCCGCTATGATATTCAAACACGTAAGTTTGATATACTGAGAAATGGTGAAGTAGTTGCTACAAAAGATAACTTTGGCACCCCAGCATTTCACAATATGGGACCTATTGTAATTGGCACTTTTGGTAATGGTGTTACTCCTCCACTTGCGCCAAGCAAGAAGGTAGAGACTTGGATGAATGCTTTCCCTGGTGAGCTCGACCAGTTCTATTTCTATAACAAGGCACTCAGCGATGAGGCTATCAAAGCGTTATATAATGAAAAATAA
- a CDS encoding RagB/SusD family nutrient uptake outer membrane protein: MKRNTIHKLCIAGLMAVCLSLPMSCAKFDQEPQGEWKDGDQNNISGSIEAKIFTMYAKIRGFNITSGNVALAIHSFRSEDAEKGSTASDGAEHGRMYDNFQYTSTNSIISGYYSSHYELIHLSNTAIKEINEIEESKRTESDKVNFAEAHFFRAFAYFNLVRAFGEVPLIDFAINNQDEANIPKSSVEDIYKLIDKDLTIAEEGLPRTWPAAYVGRLTWGAARSLHAKTYLMRSDFQSAYTASIEVIQSGLYNLNTPFEQIFRESGENSSESIFEIQCTANETYKASNEVGSQFAEVQGVRGPGEWNLGWGWNTPTQELADAFEAGDPRKNETLLYFVKSESQLGTIQPNTPYNERPIANGDVANKYYNKKAYTNPELRKKFAKNGFWFNIRIIRYADVVLMAAEAANEIGNAGEALTYLEMIRARARGSNSNVLPRITTAAQSELREAIHHERRVELAMEFDRFYDLVRWGEASAVLGSLGYQPKHRYLPLPNSQVTASNGVLKQNPDYN, encoded by the coding sequence ATGAAACGAAATACAATCCATAAATTATGTATTGCGGGGCTGATGGCAGTATGCCTAAGCCTACCTATGAGTTGTGCTAAATTTGACCAAGAGCCACAAGGCGAATGGAAAGATGGTGACCAAAACAACATATCAGGTAGTATAGAGGCTAAGATCTTTACGATGTATGCTAAAATACGGGGGTTCAATATTACCTCAGGAAATGTTGCCTTGGCAATCCATTCTTTCCGTAGTGAAGATGCTGAAAAAGGTTCTACTGCCTCAGATGGTGCAGAACACGGAAGAATGTATGATAATTTTCAATACACATCAACCAATAGCATTATATCGGGTTACTATTCTTCACATTATGAGTTGATACACTTGTCAAATACAGCTATTAAAGAGATCAACGAGATTGAAGAGAGCAAGCGCACTGAGTCGGACAAAGTAAACTTTGCTGAGGCACATTTTTTCCGCGCTTTTGCTTACTTTAATTTAGTACGAGCCTTTGGCGAAGTACCTTTGATTGATTTTGCTATTAATAATCAAGATGAAGCTAATATACCAAAGTCGTCAGTTGAAGACATTTATAAGCTCATTGATAAGGATTTAACCATTGCAGAAGAAGGACTTCCAAGAACTTGGCCTGCCGCTTATGTAGGTCGCCTCACTTGGGGAGCAGCACGCTCTTTACACGCAAAAACTTATCTGATGCGTTCTGATTTTCAGAGTGCTTACACTGCATCTATCGAAGTAATTCAGTCAGGGCTTTACAACCTTAACACTCCTTTTGAACAGATTTTCAGAGAAAGTGGAGAGAATAGTAGTGAATCTATTTTTGAGATACAGTGTACAGCAAATGAAACCTACAAAGCATCAAATGAAGTAGGTAGCCAATTTGCAGAAGTGCAAGGGGTTCGTGGACCTGGTGAATGGAACTTAGGATGGGGTTGGAACACTCCTACCCAAGAACTTGCTGATGCTTTTGAAGCAGGTGATCCTCGTAAGAATGAGACATTACTTTACTTTGTGAAATCAGAAAGTCAGTTAGGTACTATACAGCCTAATACACCATACAACGAAAGACCTATTGCCAATGGTGATGTTGCCAATAAGTACTACAATAAGAAGGCATACACCAACCCTGAATTACGAAAGAAATTTGCAAAGAATGGTTTTTGGTTTAATATCCGCATAATTCGTTATGCAGATGTAGTACTAATGGCAGCTGAGGCTGCTAATGAAATAGGAAACGCAGGTGAAGCATTGACTTATTTAGAGATGATACGGGCGCGGGCACGAGGAAGTAATAGCAATGTATTGCCAAGGATAACCACTGCAGCCCAATCTGAACTTCGTGAGGCAATACACCACGAACGTCGTGTAGAACTCGCTATGGAGTTTGACCGCTTCTACGACTTAGTGCGCTGGGGTGAAGCCTCAGCTGTATTGGGTTCTTTGGGGTATCAACCTAAACACAGATACCTACCTTTGCCTAATAGCCAAGTGACAGCCTCTAATGGAGTATTAAAACAAAATCCTGACTATAATTAA
- the hemL gene encoding glutamate-1-semialdehyde 2,1-aminomutase has protein sequence MLYKRSSELFAQAKKVLPGGVNSPVRAFNAVGGDPIFIKEAKGAYLYDADGRRYIDYIASWGPLILGHAYPPVIEAVVERAHKGTSFGIPTEVEIRIAELAVKMVPHIDKIRFVNSGTEACMSAIRLARGYTGREKIIKFVGCYHGHADAFLIEAGSGGATFGSPNSPGVTQGTAKDTLLANYNDLTSVKTLFEANPEQIAAVIIEPVAGNMGCVPPAEGFLEGLRKLCTENGALLIFDEVMTGFRLAKGGAQEVFGIAADIVTFGKVIGGGLPVGAFAARAEVMDHLAPDGPVYQAGTLSGNPLAMSAGLAMLTALNEHPEVFDSLAKKTAYLHKGFDKVLNEAGIPHQINSFGSMLTPFFTDTPVMDFATSAKSDTERFKRYFHGMLAGGVYLPPSGFESYFLNDALTYDDLDQTIDALRKCKL, from the coding sequence ATGTTATACAAAAGAAGTAGTGAGCTATTTGCTCAAGCCAAGAAAGTATTGCCTGGCGGGGTAAACTCGCCTGTAAGGGCTTTTAATGCCGTAGGGGGCGACCCTATCTTTATTAAAGAAGCGAAGGGAGCTTACCTCTACGATGCCGATGGGCGGCGGTATATCGACTATATCGCCTCGTGGGGTCCGCTTATCTTAGGGCACGCCTATCCCCCCGTAATTGAGGCAGTAGTCGAGCGTGCACACAAAGGTACGTCCTTTGGTATCCCCACCGAAGTAGAAATACGCATTGCAGAGCTCGCTGTGAAGATGGTGCCTCATATCGATAAGATACGCTTTGTAAATAGCGGTACGGAGGCTTGTATGAGTGCTATACGCTTAGCGCGTGGATATACGGGTAGAGAGAAGATCATTAAGTTTGTAGGCTGTTATCACGGGCACGCCGATGCCTTTCTCATCGAAGCAGGCAGTGGAGGGGCGACCTTTGGCAGTCCTAATAGCCCTGGTGTTACCCAAGGCACCGCTAAGGATACACTGCTGGCAAACTATAACGACCTCACCTCCGTGAAGACACTCTTTGAGGCAAACCCTGAACAGATTGCCGCTGTGATCATCGAGCCTGTAGCAGGCAATATGGGTTGTGTGCCCCCTGCTGAAGGATTCTTAGAAGGCTTGCGTAAACTCTGTACTGAAAATGGAGCTTTGTTGATATTTGATGAAGTGATGACAGGATTCCGCTTGGCAAAAGGCGGTGCTCAGGAAGTGTTTGGCATTGCCGCCGACATCGTAACCTTTGGGAAGGTCATCGGTGGGGGACTGCCCGTTGGTGCCTTCGCAGCACGCGCCGAAGTGATGGATCACTTAGCCCCCGACGGGCCCGTTTACCAAGCAGGCACCCTCAGTGGCAATCCACTGGCGATGAGCGCGGGGCTGGCAATGCTTACCGCCCTCAATGAGCACCCAGAGGTCTTTGATAGCCTTGCCAAGAAGACCGCTTACCTCCATAAAGGCTTTGATAAAGTACTCAATGAGGCAGGCATTCCCCACCAGATCAACAGCTTTGGCTCGATGCTTACGCCCTTCTTCACCGACACGCCTGTGATGGACTTTGCCACCTCTGCTAAGAGCGACACTGAGCGATTTAAGCGGTATTTCCACGGAATGCTGGCAGGAGGTGTATACCTGCCGCCAAGTGGCTTTGAAAGCTACTTCCTGAACGATGCGCTCACTTATGACGACCTTGACCAGACTATAGATGCACTTCGCAAGTGTAAGCTGTAA
- the msrB gene encoding peptide-methionine (R)-S-oxide reductase MsrB, translating to MKYYFLIFVAGISCAFCTNKRPVSRSTTEAPQTEEIAMKKANDKQGQKSEIYFAGGCFWGTEHFFKQVRGVVSTEVGYANGKTKNPSYEDVKHGNTGFAETVKVVYDTQQIDLEQLLDLYFKIIDPTSLNKQGNDVGTQYRTGIYYTQAGDKALIKAAVAEVAKQYSEPIVVEVLPLKNFYTAEEYHQAYLDKNPDGYCHISPALFELARKANPAPSYKKMTKAQLKKTLTPEQYAVTQENATERPFENAYWNEFREGIYVDITTGEPLFVSTDKFESGCGWPSFSKPIDKKLIKENVDTSHQMTRTEVRSKTGNAHLGHVFTDGPKERGGLRYCINSASLRFIPKKDMKKEGYGAYLSLLKK from the coding sequence ATGAAGTATTATTTTTTAATTTTTGTAGCGGGCATCTCGTGCGCATTTTGCACGAATAAACGCCCTGTAAGTAGGAGCACTACAGAAGCTCCACAAACAGAAGAGATTGCAATGAAAAAAGCTAATGACAAACAAGGACAGAAGTCCGAAATTTATTTTGCTGGAGGGTGCTTCTGGGGTACAGAGCACTTTTTTAAACAGGTGCGAGGGGTTGTATCCACTGAGGTGGGCTACGCTAATGGCAAGACGAAGAACCCTTCGTATGAGGATGTAAAGCACGGCAACACTGGTTTTGCCGAAACTGTCAAAGTGGTTTACGATACACAACAGATTGACTTAGAGCAGCTCTTGGATCTGTATTTCAAAATTATAGATCCGACTTCGCTCAACAAGCAGGGCAATGATGTGGGGACGCAATACCGCACGGGGATTTATTACACTCAGGCGGGGGATAAGGCGCTGATCAAAGCGGCTGTGGCTGAGGTAGCTAAGCAATACAGCGAGCCGATTGTGGTGGAGGTTTTGCCTTTGAAGAACTTCTATACGGCTGAAGAATACCATCAGGCGTATTTGGATAAGAACCCCGATGGGTATTGCCATATCTCGCCTGCGCTGTTCGAACTGGCACGCAAAGCGAACCCTGCACCTTCTTATAAGAAAATGACAAAGGCTCAGCTAAAGAAGACCTTAACCCCTGAGCAGTATGCTGTTACACAGGAAAATGCCACAGAACGTCCATTTGAGAATGCCTACTGGAATGAGTTCCGCGAAGGTATTTACGTGGACATCACTACGGGCGAGCCTCTGTTCGTATCTACGGATAAATTTGAGTCGGGTTGTGGCTGGCCGAGCTTTTCTAAGCCTATCGACAAGAAGCTCATCAAGGAGAATGTGGACACTTCGCACCAGATGACGCGTACGGAAGTGCGCAGCAAGACAGGCAATGCGCATTTGGGGCACGTATTTACCGATGGGCCTAAGGAACGGGGCGGCTTGCGCTATTGTATCAACAGTGCCTCGCTGCGATTTATTCCTAAAAAGGATATGAAGAAAGAGGGTTACGGAGCTTATTTGTCTCTTTTGAAGAAGTAG
- a CDS encoding SusC/RagA family TonB-linked outer membrane protein, which produces MEIMKRFICTIVFSLSVLGAVYAQQLTVKGTVTEEGTKSPIGGASVIVKGTQHGTSTDMDGHFTLANVPSGAVLVVSYIGMHTQEVKVGGRTTLNITLKEDTQELKEVVVIGYGTTQKRDLTGSIASIKTEQFADRPSTNPVASIQGKVAGVQIVNTGRAGQDPEIRIRGTNSINGYTPLYVVDGLFTDNINYLNPQDIESMEILKDPSSLAIFGVRGANGVIIISTKKAKKGTTMVNINSSLGFKTIYDRIKMANGDEFRELFKEELASREDVDNRYFDFSKWTANTDWQDEIFRKAAWVTNHNISIASSNEKSKFYLGAGYTEEEGSIKHEKLSKTTLSVSSDYNLTDYLRLGFQANGSRTLPADAKGVAGALKAAPIAEPYDSATGLLNYLPNFQGTQVGNPLIDIEKLANHNKAVNHRLAGNVYGELDILKDLTFKATLSMDYRVGESRAYTPIIWVFNRDTNKRINTNEQESISQSKSTTMATQQDYILTYKKIFDKHNLTLMTGLTSNYLEHTSLNGSRQQKMEDIIFSIPDENDSKWWLSSIGNESGAKNGSGQYRRFTMSYLFRALYNYDNRYLVNASFRRDGASVFHNLGNTCDNFYSFGAGWVVSEEAFMKQQKAISYLKLKGSWGLLGNQNTPNNYPTYPILQSSGSAVFGDRIITGYAPKYLVQNLGWEKTYAWEAGAEIRFLNNRLSIEPVYYRKNTKDLIVELASFAGAKNSLQNLGEIENKGWELSASWNDKAKDSDFSYSFSGNLTTIKNTVLSLGRGKDDALYNGTKGISRTLEGHPIGHFYGYKVIGVYQNNDDISNSPKNTLTDVLPGDLKFADINGDGKITPADRTEIGNPTPDFTYGFNVSLAYKGFDLTADFMGVYGNEIYRGWGESEYAILNYQAHRMGRWRGAGTSNWEPVIDNSRAINRMNSNYYIEDGSFFRFRNLQIGYSLPQQVLERLKVKKIRVYANAQNIKTWHKNTGYTPEIGGSALAFGIDGGTYPMPMILTYGINLTF; this is translated from the coding sequence ATGGAAATAATGAAACGATTTATTTGTACGATAGTGTTTTCGCTCAGTGTGCTGGGGGCGGTATACGCGCAGCAGCTCACTGTGAAAGGTACCGTTACCGAAGAAGGCACTAAGAGCCCTATCGGGGGTGCGAGCGTGATAGTGAAGGGCACGCAACACGGCACTTCTACCGATATGGACGGGCATTTTACCTTGGCAAATGTACCCTCAGGGGCGGTGTTGGTGGTAAGCTATATCGGTATGCACACCCAAGAGGTGAAAGTAGGTGGGCGCACTACCCTGAACATCACCTTAAAGGAAGATACACAAGAGCTAAAAGAGGTGGTGGTGATCGGTTATGGGACTACGCAGAAGCGCGACCTCACAGGCTCCATTGCCAGCATCAAGACCGAGCAGTTTGCTGATCGCCCTTCGACCAACCCCGTAGCCTCTATACAAGGGAAGGTAGCAGGGGTGCAAATCGTTAATACAGGACGTGCAGGGCAAGACCCTGAGATACGTATCCGCGGCACGAACTCTATCAATGGTTATACGCCTCTATACGTAGTAGACGGGCTTTTTACCGACAACATCAACTACCTCAATCCGCAAGATATAGAGTCGATGGAGATACTTAAGGACCCCTCGTCGCTGGCGATCTTCGGGGTGCGTGGTGCCAATGGGGTGATCATCATCAGCACTAAGAAAGCTAAGAAGGGCACTACAATGGTGAACATCAACAGCTCGCTGGGCTTTAAGACGATCTACGACCGCATCAAGATGGCAAACGGCGATGAGTTTCGTGAGCTTTTTAAAGAAGAGCTTGCCAGCCGCGAAGATGTTGATAACAGATACTTTGATTTTAGTAAATGGACAGCCAATACTGATTGGCAAGATGAGATATTTCGCAAAGCTGCTTGGGTGACGAACCACAATATTAGCATTGCTTCATCAAATGAAAAAAGTAAGTTCTACCTCGGTGCGGGATATACAGAAGAGGAAGGTTCTATCAAGCACGAGAAGCTCAGTAAGACTACGTTGAGCGTTAGCAGTGATTATAACTTGACAGATTACTTGCGTTTAGGTTTTCAAGCCAACGGATCTCGCACTTTACCAGCAGATGCTAAGGGAGTAGCAGGAGCTTTGAAAGCGGCCCCTATAGCTGAGCCTTATGATAGTGCTACTGGACTTTTGAACTATTTGCCAAATTTCCAAGGCACGCAAGTAGGTAACCCCTTGATTGATATAGAGAAACTTGCCAATCATAACAAAGCAGTAAATCACCGCTTAGCAGGGAATGTATACGGAGAATTGGACATACTGAAAGACCTGACTTTTAAAGCAACACTTTCAATGGATTATCGCGTAGGTGAAAGCCGAGCTTACACACCAATCATTTGGGTTTTTAACCGTGACACCAACAAACGAATCAACACGAATGAGCAAGAGAGTATCTCACAGAGCAAATCTACTACGATGGCTACTCAGCAGGATTATATCTTAACTTATAAAAAGATATTTGATAAGCATAATCTCACTTTGATGACAGGGCTTACCAGCAATTATCTTGAACACACTTCATTGAATGGTTCTCGCCAACAAAAGATGGAAGATATTATTTTCTCTATCCCTGATGAGAACGATAGCAAGTGGTGGTTATCATCTATTGGGAATGAAAGTGGTGCTAAAAATGGTTCAGGTCAATATCGCCGTTTTACGATGTCGTACTTATTCAGAGCTTTGTATAACTACGATAATCGTTATTTAGTAAATGCTTCGTTTCGCCGTGATGGAGCCTCAGTGTTCCACAACTTAGGCAATACGTGTGATAACTTCTATTCTTTTGGAGCTGGTTGGGTAGTGAGTGAAGAAGCCTTTATGAAACAGCAAAAGGCAATAAGCTACTTAAAGCTCAAAGGCTCGTGGGGGTTATTGGGAAATCAAAATACGCCTAATAATTACCCTACTTACCCAATATTGCAGAGTTCAGGTAGTGCTGTCTTTGGCGACCGTATTATTACAGGTTATGCACCGAAATACTTAGTACAGAACTTAGGTTGGGAAAAGACCTACGCTTGGGAAGCAGGTGCTGAAATTCGGTTTTTGAATAATCGTTTGAGTATTGAACCTGTATACTATCGCAAAAACACAAAAGACCTTATTGTAGAGCTTGCAAGTTTTGCCGGAGCTAAGAACTCATTGCAGAACTTAGGTGAAATTGAAAACAAGGGATGGGAGCTTTCTGCTTCTTGGAATGATAAGGCAAAAGATAGTGATTTTAGCTACTCCTTTTCAGGCAACCTCACTACAATTAAGAATACTGTGCTCTCACTTGGTAGAGGTAAAGATGATGCCCTCTATAACGGAACAAAAGGTATATCACGCACCTTAGAGGGGCATCCTATTGGACATTTCTATGGCTATAAAGTTATAGGAGTATATCAAAATAATGATGATATTAGCAATTCACCTAAAAATACATTGACTGATGTACTCCCTGGTGACTTAAAGTTTGCAGACATTAACGGTGATGGCAAAATTACCCCTGCTGACCGTACCGAAATAGGTAACCCTACCCCTGATTTTACTTATGGTTTTAATGTAAGCCTCGCTTATAAAGGTTTTGACCTTACTGCTGACTTTATGGGTGTTTATGGCAATGAAATCTACCGTGGATGGGGCGAATCAGAGTATGCAATCCTCAATTATCAGGCACATCGTATGGGACGTTGGCGAGGAGCGGGAACTTCTAATTGGGAACCTGTAATTGACAACAGTCGTGCTATCAATAGGATGAACTCAAATTATTACATAGAAGATGGCAGCTTCTTCCGATTCCGTAATTTGCAGATAGGTTACAGTCTACCTCAGCAAGTATTAGAAAGATTGAAGGTAAAGAAGATACGCGTATATGCCAATGCACAAAACATCAAGACTTGGCATAAGAATACAGGATATACCCCTGAAATTGGGGGTAGCGCCTTAGCTTTTGGTATTGATGGAGGTACTTACCCAATGCCAATGATCTTAACTTATGGTATTAACCTAACATTTTAA